From the genome of Mycobacterium dioxanotrophicus, one region includes:
- a CDS encoding AI-2E family transporter, which translates to MPSDSVADDAVTPLVRKTAAWCWRLLIILAAVVAVLWLIKRLEVLVVPVALAAMVTALLLPAVDFMDTRGVPRGIAVALVLLTGIAVVGGILTFVVSQFVEGAPALVEQMTRSIDGLRHWLINGPPHLSKEQIDQAGNTAINALRNNQEKLTTGALSTAGTLTELVTGALLMLFTLIFLLQGGRNIFGFVTKVIPGNVRERVRDAGRAGFHSLVGYVRATFLVALVDAVGIGTGLAIMGIPLALPLASLVFMGAFIPLVGAVIAGFLAVVVALLAKGFIYALITLGLIIAVQQLEGHVLQPLVMGRAVSIHPLAVVLAIAGGGVLAGIVGALLAVPAVAVLNSAIRVLIAPDPAVEEARQEAEGEGVMIEATPDTPDRRLAPSDND; encoded by the coding sequence ATGCCATCGGATTCGGTTGCTGACGATGCCGTGACACCCCTTGTCCGCAAGACCGCGGCCTGGTGCTGGCGATTGCTGATCATCCTCGCCGCCGTCGTCGCGGTGCTGTGGCTGATCAAACGACTCGAGGTGCTCGTGGTTCCGGTGGCGCTGGCCGCCATGGTGACCGCGTTACTGCTGCCCGCCGTGGACTTCATGGACACCCGTGGCGTGCCGCGCGGTATCGCGGTGGCGCTGGTGTTGCTGACCGGCATCGCGGTGGTCGGCGGCATCCTCACCTTCGTCGTCAGCCAGTTCGTCGAGGGTGCGCCCGCGCTCGTCGAGCAGATGACCCGCAGCATCGACGGTCTGCGGCACTGGCTGATCAACGGGCCGCCCCATCTGAGCAAGGAACAGATCGACCAGGCCGGCAACACCGCGATCAACGCGCTGCGCAACAACCAGGAGAAGCTCACCACCGGCGCGTTGTCCACCGCGGGGACGCTGACCGAGCTGGTCACCGGTGCCTTGCTGATGCTGTTCACGCTGATCTTCCTGTTGCAGGGCGGACGCAACATCTTCGGATTCGTCACCAAGGTGATCCCCGGCAACGTGCGCGAACGCGTGCGCGACGCCGGGCGGGCGGGCTTCCACTCACTGGTCGGCTATGTGCGCGCGACGTTCCTGGTGGCCCTGGTCGACGCCGTGGGTATCGGCACGGGCCTGGCGATCATGGGTATCCCGCTGGCCCTGCCGCTGGCGTCCCTGGTGTTCATGGGCGCGTTCATCCCGCTGGTCGGTGCGGTGATCGCAGGCTTCCTCGCGGTCGTGGTGGCGCTGCTGGCCAAGGGCTTCATCTACGCGTTGATCACGCTGGGCCTCATCATCGCGGTGCAGCAGCTGGAGGGTCACGTGCTGCAACCGCTGGTGATGGGTCGGGCGGTGTCGATCCATCCGCTGGCCGTGGTGCTCGCCATCGCCGGCGGTGGCGTGCTGGCCGGGATCGTCGGCGCGCTGCTCGCGGTGCCCGCCGTCGCCGTGCTCAACAGCGCGATCCGGGTGCTGATCGCCCCCGACCCGGCGGTCGAGGAGGCCCGCCAGGAAGCCGAGGGGGAGGGCGTGATGATCGAAGCCACGCCCGATACCCCGGACCGACGGCTGGCGCCGTCCGACAACGACTAG
- a CDS encoding lysylphosphatidylglycerol synthase transmembrane domain-containing protein, which yields MSYDAPALTARGRARSTRGKYWWLRWLILAVAVAVLAVELTFVWDQLAKAWKSLLTANAWWVLAAVVAAMASMHSFAQIQRTLLRSAGVPVQQWRSEAAFYAGNALSTTMPGGPVLSATFVYRQQRIWGASPLVASWQLVMSGVLQVVGLALLGLGGAFMLGASKNPLSLIFSLGGFVAIILLAQAVATRPELIEGIGVKVLTWVNSLRGKPSDTGIGKWREILCQLESVSLGRRDLSVAFSWSLFNWIADVACLAFACYAAGGHPSLAGVVVAYAAARAVGSIPLMPGGLLVVEAVLVPGLVSSGMTLASAISAMLIYRLVSWIFISAIGWVVFFFMFRTEKDIDPDADAPPSACTDTTAAESAPANPESER from the coding sequence GTGTCATACGACGCGCCGGCGCTCACTGCCCGCGGCCGGGCGCGATCCACGCGCGGCAAGTACTGGTGGCTGCGATGGCTGATTCTCGCCGTCGCGGTCGCCGTCCTGGCGGTCGAATTGACGTTCGTGTGGGATCAGCTCGCCAAGGCGTGGAAGAGCCTGCTGACCGCGAACGCGTGGTGGGTGCTGGCCGCTGTGGTGGCCGCGATGGCGTCGATGCACAGCTTCGCCCAGATTCAGCGGACGCTGCTGCGCTCGGCCGGGGTGCCGGTGCAGCAGTGGCGGTCCGAGGCGGCGTTCTACGCCGGTAACGCGCTGTCGACCACGATGCCGGGCGGGCCGGTGCTCTCGGCTACCTTCGTCTACCGCCAGCAACGCATCTGGGGCGCCTCGCCGCTGGTCGCATCTTGGCAGCTGGTGATGTCGGGTGTGCTGCAGGTGGTGGGCCTGGCGCTGCTGGGCCTCGGCGGTGCGTTCATGCTCGGCGCGAGCAAAAACCCGCTGTCCCTTATCTTTTCGCTCGGCGGCTTCGTCGCCATCATCCTGCTGGCCCAAGCTGTGGCGACCCGCCCCGAGCTGATCGAGGGCATCGGCGTCAAGGTGCTGACCTGGGTGAACTCACTGCGCGGCAAGCCGAGTGACACCGGGATCGGGAAATGGCGCGAGATCCTGTGCCAACTGGAATCGGTCAGTCTGGGGCGACGTGACCTCAGCGTCGCGTTCAGCTGGTCGCTGTTCAACTGGATCGCCGACGTGGCCTGCCTGGCGTTCGCGTGTTACGCGGCCGGTGGGCACCCGTCGCTGGCCGGTGTGGTGGTGGCCTACGCGGCTGCCCGCGCGGTCGGCTCGATCCCGCTGATGCCCGGCGGCCTGCTGGTGGTCGAGGCGGTGCTGGTGCCCGGCCTGGTGTCCAGCGGGATGACGCTGGCCTCGGCGATCTCCGCGATGCTGATCTACCGGTTGGTGAGCTGGATCTTCATCTCCGCGATCGGCTGGGTGGTGTTCTTCTTCATGTTCCGGACGGAGAAGGACATCGATCCGGATGCCGACGCCCCGCCATCCGCGTGCACCGACACCACAGCGGCCGAGTCGGCACCCGCCAACCCGGAATCCGAACGCTAG
- a CDS encoding M23 family metallopeptidase: MRYSAVALALVGALATALTACSSAQVPQATTTTSTTPPAAATPVIGSVLADPVPVPMTDGRTHLAYELMLTNTMPTDITLTSVSALDGDRKLLTLSGDNLKYWTRLVAFPTTGTTVLGPGQSAYVWLDVIADDPAHLPGHIDHAVSVSVSKPMPPLIPAELTETVAPASVQTRKPASITPPLAGNDWADVNSCCDMTAHRMALNPINGKLWAAERFAIDYVQLDAQNRIFTGDKAKVESYPYFGADIHAVADGKVVAVLDGQPEQVPGVTPKGLALQQYGGNHIVQDIGDGNYAFYAHLKPGSLRVKPGDQLKAGQVIASLGNSGNSDAPHLHFHLMDGPDPLASNGLPFVFKSFRLDSRLVSQDSLEPLLDGKPAALQPGFAIRDQSEVSPLVLDVMTYATG, encoded by the coding sequence ATGCGTTACTCCGCCGTGGCCCTCGCACTGGTCGGTGCGCTGGCCACCGCACTGACCGCATGTTCGTCGGCGCAGGTGCCGCAGGCCACCACGACCACGTCGACCACCCCGCCCGCGGCCGCCACCCCGGTGATCGGTTCGGTGCTCGCCGATCCGGTGCCCGTGCCGATGACCGACGGGCGCACCCACCTGGCCTACGAGCTCATGCTGACCAACACCATGCCCACCGACATCACGTTGACCTCGGTCAGCGCGCTGGACGGCGACCGCAAACTGCTGACGCTGTCCGGCGACAACCTGAAGTACTGGACCCGGTTGGTGGCGTTCCCGACGACCGGCACCACGGTGCTCGGCCCGGGCCAGAGCGCGTACGTGTGGCTCGACGTCATCGCCGACGACCCGGCGCACCTGCCCGGTCACATCGACCATGCCGTCAGCGTGTCCGTGAGCAAGCCGATGCCACCGCTGATTCCCGCCGAACTCACCGAGACCGTCGCGCCGGCATCGGTGCAGACCCGTAAGCCGGCGTCGATCACCCCGCCGCTGGCCGGCAACGATTGGGCCGATGTCAACAGCTGCTGCGATATGACCGCGCACCGGATGGCCCTCAACCCGATCAACGGAAAGCTTTGGGCCGCTGAGCGATTCGCCATCGACTACGTCCAGCTCGACGCGCAGAACCGAATCTTCACCGGGGACAAGGCCAAGGTCGAGAGCTACCCGTACTTCGGCGCCGACATCCACGCCGTGGCAGACGGCAAGGTCGTCGCGGTCCTCGACGGGCAGCCCGAGCAAGTGCCGGGGGTGACGCCGAAGGGGCTGGCGCTGCAGCAGTATGGCGGCAATCACATCGTGCAGGACATCGGCGACGGCAACTACGCGTTCTACGCCCATCTCAAGCCGGGCAGCCTGAGGGTGAAACCGGGCGATCAACTCAAGGCCGGGCAGGTCATCGCCTCGTTGGGCAACTCGGGCAATTCCGACGCGCCGCACCTGCACTTCCATCTGATGGACGGGCCTGATCCGTTGGCATCCAACGGGTTACCATTCGTGTTCAAGTCGTTCCGGCTGGACTCTCGGCTGGTGTCGCAGGATTCGCTCGAACCGCTGCTCGACGGCAAGCCGGCCGCGCTGCAGCCGGGCTTCGCCATCCGCGACCAATCCGAGGTCAGCCCACTGGTATTGGATGTGATGACGTATGCGACGGGCTAG
- a CDS encoding DUF3054 domain-containing protein: MRRASLLALLADLVAVVVFCTIGRRSHAEGITVAGVAETAWPFLVGTLAGWLVSRGWQRPTSLAPTGIAVWISTVVVGMLLRKLTSAGVAGSFIVVASLVTAVLLLGWRAALAGLRRRNHVQSS, encoded by the coding sequence ATGCGACGGGCTAGCCTGCTTGCTCTGCTCGCGGATCTTGTTGCCGTAGTTGTGTTCTGCACCATCGGTCGGCGCAGCCATGCGGAGGGCATCACGGTGGCCGGCGTCGCCGAGACCGCGTGGCCTTTTTTGGTCGGCACGCTCGCGGGCTGGCTGGTGTCGCGTGGCTGGCAGCGCCCGACGTCGTTGGCGCCCACCGGTATTGCGGTCTGGATCAGCACCGTCGTGGTCGGCATGCTGCTGCGCAAGCTCACCTCGGCCGGAGTGGCCGGCAGTTTCATCGTGGTCGCGTCGCTGGTGACCGCGGTGCTGCTGCTGGGCTGGCGCGCCGCGCTGGCCGGATTGCGGCGCCGCAACCACGTTCAGTCCAGCTGA
- a CDS encoding sensor histidine kinase gives MRLFSLFRSTSLRTRVAIAAAVAASAVVAVFTILTSVVLANNDAAQLDRRLDSIIDASFNPDQFQDPRRGVLTTGRAKTTGELVFQRGPQLPALPPGTATVEVNGAEYRVRTIVLDQDGGLLMSIGIRADSILLSANRIPVYIVVGVVTVLIAGGLGWLLAGPAVRPLRKLTEHTSKLGRDTATMPEVRGVREAEDLSEAMAGMLTRLAAAQQATTNSLQAAQDFAANAAHELRTPLTAMRADLDTLRIHDLPEDERDEVVADLSRAQRRVEAIITALGQLASGQLAQQEDRELIDVTEMLYRVARENMRGGSVEVEVRADSNVGSVLGWPAGLRLAVDNLVRNAVTHGEATRIVLAAHRRQPVLTIVVDDNGRGLPAEEHETVLGRFRRGSTAGAGGSGLGLALVVQQAELHGGSIRLSDSPLGGLRATLTVSTSRERVADGDQLD, from the coding sequence GTGCGGCTGTTCAGCCTGTTCCGGTCGACGTCGTTGCGTACCAGGGTGGCCATCGCGGCCGCGGTGGCGGCGTCCGCGGTGGTCGCCGTGTTCACCATCCTCACCTCGGTGGTGCTGGCCAACAACGACGCCGCTCAGCTGGACCGCCGGCTCGACTCGATCATCGACGCCAGCTTCAACCCCGATCAGTTCCAGGATCCGCGCCGCGGTGTGCTGACCACGGGCCGGGCCAAGACCACCGGCGAGCTGGTGTTCCAGCGCGGGCCGCAGCTGCCGGCCCTGCCGCCGGGGACCGCCACGGTGGAGGTCAACGGCGCCGAATACCGGGTCCGCACCATCGTGCTGGACCAGGACGGCGGCCTGCTGATGTCGATCGGCATCCGCGCCGACAGCATCCTGCTCAGCGCCAACCGGATCCCGGTCTACATCGTCGTCGGTGTTGTCACGGTGCTGATCGCCGGTGGGCTGGGCTGGCTGCTGGCCGGGCCGGCCGTGCGTCCGCTGCGCAAACTGACCGAGCACACCAGCAAGCTGGGCCGTGACACCGCGACCATGCCCGAGGTGCGCGGCGTGCGGGAGGCCGAGGACCTGTCCGAGGCGATGGCCGGCATGCTGACCCGGCTCGCCGCCGCGCAGCAGGCCACCACCAATTCCCTGCAGGCCGCCCAGGACTTCGCCGCCAACGCCGCGCACGAGCTGCGCACCCCGCTCACCGCGATGCGGGCCGACCTGGACACGCTGCGCATCCACGATCTTCCCGAGGACGAGCGCGACGAGGTGGTGGCCGACCTGTCCCGGGCGCAGCGCCGGGTGGAGGCCATCATCACCGCGCTCGGTCAGCTCGCGTCGGGGCAGCTCGCCCAGCAGGAGGACCGCGAACTGATCGACGTCACCGAGATGCTCTACCGGGTGGCGCGGGAGAACATGCGCGGCGGCTCGGTCGAGGTCGAGGTGCGCGCCGACAGCAATGTCGGGTCGGTGCTGGGCTGGCCGGCCGGGCTGCGGCTCGCCGTGGACAACCTGGTGCGCAACGCCGTCACGCACGGCGAGGCCACCCGGATCGTGCTGGCGGCGCACCGCCGTCAGCCGGTGCTGACGATCGTGGTCGACGACAACGGCCGCGGCCTACCCGCCGAGGAGCACGAGACGGTGCTGGGCAGGTTCCGCCGGGGCAGCACCGCGGGTGCGGGCGGTTCCGGTCTGGGACTGGCACTGGTGGTGCAACAGGCAGAGCTGCACGGCGGGTCGATCCGGCTGTCGGACAGTCCGCTGGGTGGCCTGCGGGCGACCCTGACGGTGTCCACGTCGCGTGAGCGGGTGGCAGACGGCGATCAGCTGGACTGA
- a CDS encoding response regulator transcription factor — protein MVDDDPDVRTSVARGLRHSGFDVRVAASGKEALRLLSSESHDALVLDVQMPELDGVAVVTALRALGNDIPICVLSARDTVNDRIAGLEAGADDYLTKPFDLGELVARLNALLRRSSHTDRQSDSMTVGPLTIDTARRLVFVGGERVELTKREFDLLAVLAENAGVVLSRQRLLELVWGYDFDVDTNVADVFVSYLRRKLERDDMPRVIHTVRGIGYVLRDES, from the coding sequence ATGGTCGATGACGACCCGGACGTACGTACCTCGGTGGCCCGCGGCCTGCGGCACTCCGGGTTCGACGTCCGGGTCGCGGCCAGCGGTAAGGAAGCACTGCGGCTGCTGTCCAGCGAGTCGCACGACGCCCTGGTACTCGACGTTCAGATGCCCGAACTCGACGGCGTCGCGGTGGTGACGGCGCTGCGCGCACTGGGCAACGACATCCCGATCTGCGTGCTGTCCGCGCGGGACACCGTCAACGACCGCATCGCCGGCCTGGAAGCCGGCGCCGACGACTATCTCACCAAGCCGTTCGACCTGGGTGAACTCGTGGCGCGCTTGAACGCGCTGCTGCGCCGGTCCAGCCACACCGACCGGCAGTCGGACAGCATGACCGTAGGTCCGCTGACCATCGACACCGCACGGCGGCTGGTGTTCGTCGGCGGCGAGCGGGTGGAGCTCACCAAACGCGAATTCGACCTGCTGGCCGTGCTGGCCGAGAACGCCGGTGTGGTGCTGTCCCGGCAGCGGCTGCTGGAACTGGTGTGGGGCTACGACTTCGACGTCGACACCAACGTCGCCGACGTGTTCGTCTCCTATCTGCGCCGCAAGCTCGAACGTGACGACATGCCCAGGGTGATCCACACCGTGCGCGGCATCGGTTACGTGCTGCGGGACGAGTCGTGA
- a CDS encoding heme-binding protein translates to MLLSALNARRVVAGVAGAGAVAGAMLFGAIPSAMADDPPNCTAADLAGVASGVSASTSAYLFTHPDVNAFFTSLKGLPRDQVRTKVHDYLEQNPQTKADLVGIRQPLVDLKNRCGGTPPQTP, encoded by the coding sequence ATGTTGCTCTCGGCCCTGAACGCGCGGCGCGTCGTAGCCGGCGTGGCCGGCGCCGGCGCGGTTGCCGGCGCGATGCTGTTCGGTGCGATCCCGTCGGCCATGGCCGATGACCCGCCCAACTGCACTGCGGCTGACCTTGCCGGAGTGGCCTCGGGTGTGTCCGCCTCGACGTCCGCCTACCTGTTCACCCACCCGGACGTGAACGCGTTCTTCACCAGCCTCAAGGGTCTGCCCCGGGATCAGGTGCGCACCAAGGTGCACGACTACCTCGAGCAGAATCCGCAGACCAAGGCTGATCTGGTCGGGATCCGCCAGCCCCTGGTCGATCTGAAGAATCGGTGCGGCGGCACGCCGCCTCAGACCCCGTAA
- a CDS encoding hemophore, which yields MKPISAGLRRGLAGAFAVSAAGGVAATLFLGPTATAGTDPCAASEVARTVGGVATNMGSYLDAHPQTNQALTTISQQQAGPQTLGAVKAYFDANPQVAKDMQQLQSPLVSLGTRCRLPVSLPQMMGLLQGAQQSVPAGVPSALNAAVPGTGPLPGSAASPGFNPGTLPGVTTATGTTTR from the coding sequence ATGAAGCCGATATCTGCTGGGCTGCGCCGCGGCCTTGCCGGCGCGTTTGCGGTGTCTGCGGCGGGCGGCGTGGCCGCCACCCTGTTCCTTGGGCCGACCGCAACCGCCGGGACCGATCCGTGCGCGGCCAGCGAGGTAGCCAGGACCGTCGGTGGCGTCGCCACCAACATGGGCTCCTACCTCGACGCCCATCCGCAGACCAACCAGGCGTTGACCACCATCAGCCAGCAGCAGGCGGGCCCGCAGACCCTGGGCGCGGTCAAGGCGTACTTCGACGCCAACCCGCAGGTGGCCAAGGACATGCAGCAGCTGCAGTCGCCTCTGGTCAGCCTCGGTACCCGCTGCCGGTTGCCGGTCAGCCTGCCGCAGATGATGGGTCTGCTGCAGGGTGCGCAGCAGAGCGTGCCCGCCGGTGTGCCGTCGGCGCTGAATGCCGCTGTGCCAGGTACCGGCCCGCTGCCCGGGTCCGCGGCCAGCCCCGGTTTCAACCCGGGAACGTTGCCCGGCGTCACCACCGCGACGGGCACCACCACCCGCTAG
- a CDS encoding MMPL family transporter, whose translation MMRLSSNLRRFRWAVFATWLLLLVPSIYLAMNQSSNLTGGGFEVEGSQSLYVQRQLEEHFPDQGASPLALVAAPRADASFNDMNAAVARLEQIAKQVPSVKIVPNPQQPAPQPDRPYVLTLQLDFNNTGAVDVAKQLRQKVGIHGDQPGESSNGKVKFYVIGQGALGAAATQATKHDIAAAEKWNLPIVLIVLLAVFGSLAAAALPLVLGICTVVVTMGLVYLLSMFTTMSVFVTSTVSMFGIALAIDYSLFILMRFREELRAGRDPTEAVDAAMATSGLAVVLSGLTVIASMTGIYLINTPVLVSMATGAILAVAVAVLTSTTLTPAVLATFGHAAAKRSSYLHWSRRVEASQSKFWTRWTGAVMLRPWASALAAVVLLLTLAAPAFSMVLGNSMQRQFEPTHEIRGGVNAAADALGPGALGPIRVLVTVPDGKAAEKSAVDAVRQQMAQAPSVIMVQPPVFSDNGNGNSALLSAVLSVDPEDLAARKAVDWMRDKLPAAAGPNVRVDVGGPTALIKDFDDRVSATQPWVFVFVALIAFVMLLVSIRSLFLALKGVLMTVLSVAAAYGSLVVVFQWGWFEGLGFEKLSSLDSTIPPLVLAMTFGLSMDYEIFLLTRIRERFLQTNNTRDAVAYGVSTSARTITSAALIMIAVFIGFAFAGMPLVAQLGVACAVAIAVDATVVRLVLVPALMAMFDEWNWWLPRWLDRILPEVDFEKPLPKIEVTDLVIIPDNIAATGPTGADLRMMVRSAARMKSLAPQTITVTDPLAFSGCRQFTTRLAEQRPGRTKPCAVHPVTMWRGRLSVAVDALETEADTKRAPVERRGPMETTNVQLPTGDRLQIPTGAETLRLEVLSDHVPQHHKGLRRVC comes from the coding sequence ATGATGCGCTTGAGCAGCAATCTGCGCAGATTCCGCTGGGCGGTGTTCGCCACCTGGTTGCTGCTGCTGGTGCCCTCCATTTACCTCGCGATGAACCAGTCGTCCAATTTGACCGGCGGCGGGTTCGAAGTCGAGGGCTCGCAGTCTCTGTACGTGCAGCGCCAGCTCGAAGAGCATTTCCCCGATCAGGGCGCCTCCCCGCTGGCGCTGGTCGCGGCACCACGCGCCGATGCGTCGTTCAACGACATGAACGCCGCGGTGGCCCGGCTGGAACAGATCGCCAAGCAGGTCCCCAGCGTCAAGATCGTGCCCAACCCGCAGCAGCCGGCGCCGCAGCCCGACCGGCCCTATGTGCTGACCCTGCAGCTGGACTTCAACAACACCGGCGCGGTCGACGTCGCCAAACAGCTACGCCAGAAGGTCGGCATCCACGGCGACCAACCCGGCGAAAGCAGCAACGGCAAGGTCAAGTTCTACGTGATCGGGCAGGGCGCGCTCGGCGCCGCCGCCACCCAGGCCACCAAGCACGACATCGCCGCGGCCGAGAAGTGGAACCTGCCGATCGTGCTCATCGTCCTGCTGGCCGTGTTCGGCTCGCTGGCCGCCGCAGCGCTGCCACTGGTGCTGGGCATCTGCACGGTCGTGGTGACCATGGGTCTGGTCTATCTGCTGTCGATGTTCACGACCATGAGCGTGTTCGTGACATCGACGGTGTCGATGTTCGGCATCGCGCTGGCCATCGACTATTCGCTGTTCATCCTGATGCGCTTCCGCGAGGAACTGCGGGCCGGCCGCGACCCGACCGAGGCTGTCGACGCCGCGATGGCCACGTCCGGGCTGGCCGTCGTGCTGTCCGGGTTGACCGTGATCGCCTCGATGACGGGCATCTACCTGATCAACACGCCGGTGCTGGTGTCGATGGCGACCGGCGCGATCCTCGCGGTCGCGGTCGCGGTGTTGACCTCGACGACGCTGACCCCCGCGGTGCTCGCCACTTTCGGGCACGCGGCCGCCAAACGCTCGTCGTATCTGCACTGGTCGCGCCGGGTCGAGGCGAGCCAGTCCAAGTTCTGGACCCGATGGACCGGCGCGGTGATGCTGCGTCCGTGGGCATCGGCGCTGGCGGCCGTCGTGCTGCTGCTGACGCTGGCGGCGCCGGCCTTCTCGATGGTGCTCGGCAACAGCATGCAGCGTCAGTTCGAGCCGACGCACGAGATCCGCGGCGGGGTCAACGCTGCCGCCGACGCCCTGGGTCCGGGTGCGCTCGGTCCGATCCGGGTGCTGGTGACGGTTCCTGACGGCAAGGCCGCCGAGAAGTCGGCGGTCGACGCCGTGCGGCAGCAGATGGCCCAGGCGCCCAGCGTGATCATGGTGCAACCCCCGGTGTTCTCCGACAACGGCAACGGCAACAGCGCGCTGCTCTCGGCGGTGCTGTCGGTGGACCCCGAGGATCTTGCGGCCCGCAAGGCCGTCGACTGGATGCGCGACAAGCTGCCCGCCGCGGCAGGCCCGAACGTCCGCGTCGACGTCGGTGGTCCCACCGCGCTGATCAAGGACTTCGACGATCGGGTTTCCGCGACGCAGCCCTGGGTGTTCGTGTTCGTCGCGTTGATCGCGTTCGTGATGCTCCTGGTGTCGATCCGGTCGCTGTTCCTGGCCCTCAAGGGCGTGCTGATGACCGTGCTGTCGGTGGCCGCGGCCTACGGCAGCCTCGTGGTGGTGTTCCAGTGGGGCTGGTTCGAAGGGCTCGGCTTCGAGAAGCTCAGCTCGCTCGACAGCACCATCCCGCCGCTGGTGTTGGCCATGACGTTCGGCCTGTCGATGGACTACGAGATCTTCCTGTTGACCCGTATCCGCGAACGGTTCCTGCAGACCAACAACACGCGTGACGCCGTCGCCTACGGCGTCAGCACCAGCGCCCGCACCATCACCAGCGCGGCGTTGATCATGATCGCGGTCTTTATCGGTTTCGCATTTGCCGGCATGCCGCTCGTCGCCCAGCTCGGTGTGGCGTGCGCGGTGGCCATCGCGGTCGACGCCACAGTGGTCCGGCTGGTGCTGGTGCCCGCTCTGATGGCGATGTTCGACGAGTGGAACTGGTGGCTGCCACGCTGGCTCGACCGCATCCTGCCCGAGGTGGATTTCGAGAAGCCGCTGCCGAAGATCGAGGTGACCGACCTGGTCATCATCCCCGACAACATCGCCGCGACGGGACCGACCGGAGCCGATCTGCGCATGATGGTCCGCTCCGCAGCCCGCATGAAAAGCCTTGCGCCCCAGACCATTACCGTTACCGATCCGCTGGCGTTCAGCGGCTGCCGCCAGTTCACCACCCGGCTGGCCGAGCAGCGCCCGGGCCGCACCAAACCGTGCGCCGTGCATCCGGTGACGATGTGGCGGGGCCGGCTGTCGGTCGCCGTCGACGCGCTGGAGACCGAGGCCGACACCAAACGCGCGCCCGTGGAGCGACGCGGCCCGATGGAGACCACCAATGTGCAGCTGCCCACCGGCGACCGGCTGCAGATCCCGACAGGCGCCGAAACCCTCCGGTTAGAAGTGCTATCTGATCATGTGCCGCAACACCACAAAGGACTACGCCGAGTTTGCTGA
- a CDS encoding XRE family transcriptional regulator, with protein sequence MTLAPEARDTREPHRENVPPRGRSRSPLPPRKPPFDDRPVEYWPTAAIRAALETDDMAVWQRIVAAVKRDPYGRTARQVEEVLETARPYGVSKALSEVLLRTREHLEASERADVARGIQGLLRRSELAPQEFASRAGVSNEDFANYLEGTVSPPASLLLRMQRLSDRFAKLAAQRSGQ encoded by the coding sequence GTGACGTTGGCCCCGGAGGCACGGGACACTCGCGAACCACACCGCGAGAACGTCCCCCCGCGTGGGCGTTCTCGCTCCCCACTGCCCCCGCGTAAACCTCCGTTCGACGACCGGCCGGTCGAGTACTGGCCCACCGCCGCCATCAGGGCCGCGCTCGAGACCGACGACATGGCGGTGTGGCAACGGATCGTGGCCGCCGTCAAGCGAGACCCCTACGGCCGCACCGCGCGTCAGGTCGAGGAAGTTCTGGAGACCGCGCGCCCGTACGGAGTGTCCAAGGCGCTGTCCGAGGTGCTGCTGCGCACCCGCGAGCATCTTGAGGCCAGCGAACGCGCCGACGTGGCTCGCGGCATCCAGGGGCTGCTACGCCGGTCTGAGCTCGCTCCGCAGGAATTCGCCTCCCGCGCCGGGGTTTCCAACGAAGACTTCGCCAATTACCTGGAGGGCACGGTCAGCCCGCCGGCCTCGCTGCTGCTGCGGATGCAGCGGTTGTCCGACCGGTTCGCCAAGCTCGCCGCCCAGCGCTCGGGACAATAA